The genomic window AACGATTCCTCTTTATTGGGGCGATGAAAGCGTAAGTTTGCCTTTAGATTCTAGCGGGGGGGGGGTAAATCCCAAATCTTTTGTGCGGCTCAATGATTTTGCGAGTTTTGAAGAAGCCATAGCCTATATTGAATTTTTAGATACACATAATGATGCGTATCTAGCGATATTGCGAGAAGAAACATTTTTAGATTCAAATCACGAGGCAATATTTGATAAAAAATTAGAATCTTTTTTGCTTCATATTTTTAATCAGCCACTTGAAAAGGCTTATCGCAGAGGTTTTGGACAATGGCGATGTAATATTGAAAAACGATATAAGAAATATCAAAGAATAAGGAGTCTCACCAACACCTGTGTGAATATCATCAAAAATCCCATTCGTAGGATAAAAAAATTATTCAAATAAGCTAGATTCTAAAAGTTTTTAAAGCCTCTCATTCTTTACCATTTTTAGAAATCCCACTAGCCTACTGCAATTTTATATGTTCCACAAGCAAGGTAAATTTTCAAAACTACTTAATATCATATCTCGCAATCTTATGACGCAAAAGCTCTACGCTCATTCCCAGCATATCGCTTGCCCTTTGTAAATCATTCGCACATTCTTTAAGAATCTGTGTGATGAGCTCCTTTTCAAGTGCAGCTATACTGCCCTGCTCTGCGTTTGCGCTCTTTAGATTTGTGCCGCTAAAGGCTTTTGTGCGAGATTCTAAAGACAAGTCCTTCACGCTGATTTCATTGCTATCGCTCAAAATCCCCGCCCTCTCCACGACAGATAAAAGTTCGCGCACATTACCATACCATTCATAGTTTAAAAGTGCCTCTTTCGCCTCCTCAGAAAAAGACTTTTGCGGAAAATTATATTGCGCACACACAGATTCTAGCTTCCACTCACTAATAGGCAGAATCTCCTCCTTACGCTCTTTAAGCGGTGGGATAGGCAGAGGAATGGTTTGTAGCCTAAAAAACAAATCCTCTCTAAATTCATTTTTGCCTATCTTTGCCTGTATATCAGCATTTGTTGCAGAGATAAAGCGCACATCAATCTTAATGGGCTTTGAGCTACCAAGCCGTGTAAGCGTTTTTTCCTGCAATACACGCAAAAGCTTTGCCTGAAGTGCAAGGGGCATTTCACCAATCTCATCCAAAAACACGCTGCCACCACTTGCAGATTCTAAAATACCGGGCTTTGGATTTGTAGCGTCTGTAAAGGCTCCTTTTTCATAGCCAAAGAGTTCGGATTCTAATAAATGCTCTGGTATTGCCGCCATATTAAGCGCAACAAAAGGCGCATTAGCACGAGCAGAATTGCGATGTATGAAGTTAGCAAACACATCTTTACCCACACCACTTTGTCCCAGAAGCAATACATTCGCATCAGTCTTAGCAACCTTTAGAGCTAGGGCTTTAACCTCTTCAAGCTTTGGCGATGAGGCGATAAACTCCTTATCATCTGTGCTTTTTGGTGGTGTTTTTTGTGTCTTATGCACGATTTGTGCCGCCTTGTGTGTGCGCTTTATTGCCTCTATGAGCTCTTCTATCTCAAAACCTTTGATGAGAAAGTCTTTCACACCCAAACGAATGGACTTTATCGCATTTTGCACGGAAGCATTCCCTGTGATGACAATCGCTTCATATCGTCCATTCAGCTCCTGCAAAAAGCTCAAGCCGTCCATTTGAGGCATATTAATATCAGTGATGATAAGCTCAAAACTCTCATCGAGCTTTTTAAGCGCGTCCTTTGGATTCTTAAAGCTTACCACTTCATACTCTGCATAGTCCTCAAATGCGGTTTCTAGGGACTTACGATAATTAATATCATCTTCTACAATGGCTATCTTCATACCTGCTCCTTTGCTAGGATATACATCATAATGCTTTTATTGACAAGCTTTGCCTTTACCCTCGTTGGGGCGATTTCAAGCCTCACACGCGATTGTAGGGCATTATCCCTCCCACTCGTATCCTCGCGCACATAAACTTTATGTTGCAGCAAACATTCAAGCACCTGCTCCTTTTCCTGCTTGATAATAGAGGTGATAAAGTAAGCCATATCGTCCATTATGGGATACCTACTCGCGTCTATTTCACACTCTTGTGTAACTATATAGCCCTTGTGTGCTTGATAGTTCATCACGTGTGATACACGATAAGATTCTCTCTGGGCTAGATTGTCCTTACTCACAACCTTATATGAGATGAGGAGTTCTACCTCTGCATTTTCAAATCGCTCTTCGTAGGGCAATTCATCAAGGCTACTCACGCCCTTGAGTGTGCTAAAACATAAAAGCAAAATGATACAGAACCGAGCACACATTAACCTAGCCTCCACCTCTTTATCTATACTTTAAGCCCAAACCGCCCCACTATAACTTTGCCACTTCGCATTTTATGCTTTCAAGATTTTAGAATCTACCACAGGTACCGCCCTCACTCAGGATTAGATTCATTCAAATCATCTTCTTTAGGCTCTTTAGGACAGACATTCGCATATGCGACTTTATCCTTGCCTACATTGACGATTTTCACACCGCTTGTATTGCGCCCTGCCTCGCGAATCGCCTCTGTATCCACGCGTATCATCTTGCCCGAGCTTGTAAGCACCATTAAATCCATATTTTCATCGTTAATATTTACCACGCTGACAAGATTCCCTGTCTTTGAAGTAAGCTTTTGAACGATTACACCCTTACCAGCACGA from Helicobacter typhlonius includes these protein-coding regions:
- a CDS encoding sigma-54-dependent transcriptional regulator, with translation MKIAIVEDDINYRKSLETAFEDYAEYEVVSFKNPKDALKKLDESFELIITDINMPQMDGLSFLQELNGRYEAIVITGNASVQNAIKSIRLGVKDFLIKGFEIEELIEAIKRTHKAAQIVHKTQKTPPKSTDDKEFIASSPKLEEVKALALKVAKTDANVLLLGQSGVGKDVFANFIHRNSARANAPFVALNMAAIPEHLLESELFGYEKGAFTDATNPKPGILESASGGSVFLDEIGEMPLALQAKLLRVLQEKTLTRLGSSKPIKIDVRFISATNADIQAKIGKNEFREDLFFRLQTIPLPIPPLKERKEEILPISEWKLESVCAQYNFPQKSFSEEAKEALLNYEWYGNVRELLSVVERAGILSDSNEISVKDLSLESRTKAFSGTNLKSANAEQGSIAALEKELITQILKECANDLQRASDMLGMSVELLRHKIARYDIK